The DNA segment GGAAGTTATTGAAAAAAGAAGTGAGGGAGCGAAGAAAGAAATCtagaaatcaacaaataaaagagagaagatACAAGAGAGATGAAAGTGAGGAAAAATAGGTTGACAAGTAAAAAACAACCTCTGACCTCCAAAAAAGCAGCTGATAATGATCGCCACCCTCGCTTCGGTGTTGTTCTGGAATCTTGTCACGAAGATGTACAGGAGTATCAAGAGGACCGCGACATTGATTCCCATGAAACCGAAAATTTCACAGGCCTGCACCCCGGCAAACCAGTCTGGAACCAGCCAGCAGATGGTAACAGTcagtaaacattatttacaagtaAACAATACCCTCATAACAACTACTAATGTTGCTTAAAACGCGAAAAAGGCTAttttagacacacacacacacaaaacaacaaaaaaacaaaaaacaaaatcaaaacaaaaaacaaacaaaacaaatgtaagaaaaaaatcgaaaacaagaaacaaaaaacttttaataacTAATGATTAGTAAAGTCTTAACGGCTTCTTGTTGTAGAGACTGAGAAAGTAAGTGGTTCAACGTGTCTAATATTTGTACTGTTACCTGTTTGCTCACATCCACAATATGACTACTGTTTATACTACTGTATACTACTGTAGAAGATATCTAACAGGTAAGGGGGGGATGGGGTAGGGGCAGCTTGAGTGTAtcacaactgtcgtctgctcaccaTTGCGCGTGCCGTCAAAGAGCGAGCACGAGCCTGACTTGGCGCAGATCCGCCACAGCCCGTAGCCTTGGAagttgatgctgctgctgttgatgtaGGACCAGGAGGTGGTGCAGAAGGCGATCCAGCTGGACACGCTGgccagaaacaacaacaggaatGCAACACGTGTGAAGAGAGAAGCTTTGTTGAAGCAGGTTATGATTCCCATGACAAAAGGTTGGAATCAGTTGTCAAATGTTCACAGTGTTGAATGCTGTTGACTTTGTTGAGTTCTTCTTTGTCTAAGATGcactgtaaagaaaaagaaagaaataaaataaacaaaacaaacaaacaaacaaaaaaaaaaaaaaaaacacacaaacaaacgaaagaacAGCAGAAA comes from the Pomacea canaliculata isolate SZHN2017 linkage group LG12, ASM307304v1, whole genome shotgun sequence genome and includes:
- the LOC112576425 gene encoding uncharacterized protein LOC112576425, whose amino-acid sequence is MGIITCFNKASLFTRVAFLLLFLASVSSWIAFCTTSWSYINSSSINFQGYGLWRICAKSGSCSLFDGTRNDWFAGVQACEIFGFMGINVAVLLILLYIFVTRFQNNTEARVAIIISCFFGVAGHLTAVIVYGAMRTSLYSTRDNPDALGFSFGFAVVAAFFSLASGAVCLLDMFMVKTVAASNAGPNISPS